The stretch of DNA AGGGAACGCCCCAGCTCGTGCACTTGCCCCGGGGCGCGTGCTCCACGCGCTCCCGGAAAGACTCGCCGCCCTTCGTCGCGCCCAGGGCTGCCCACGTTACGTTGCCGCGCAACCTCACCGGCCGAAACAACGGTGACGAGGGTCCATCGTGCACACCTGCCATGACACATCCTCCGCAGCGGTCTTGCGGCCGCGGGTCCTATTGCTGATGGAATGTCACGAAGCTTGCCGCATGTAGCCGGCGCTGATTTTCGCGCTGTCGAGGGAATCACCGGAGCAGGTGTCCTGCTCGACGATGAACCATTTTGCGCCCGCCGCCCTGCCTGCCTCGAAGACAGGCGGCCAGTCGATGATGCCCCGGCCGACTTCCGCGAAGGTGTGGGGCGTGCCGGCGGTCATATCCTTGATGTGCAGGAGAGGGCAGCGGCCCGCATACTGGTTGATAACGGACACCGGAACGAGACCGGCATCGGTCACCCAGTATGTATCGATCTGTGCCTGGAGATTCGCGGGGTCGGCGGCCGCCATCATCAGGTCATACGCGTATTCGCCGTCGAGCCGGATGAATTCGTGGGCATGGTTGTGGTAGCAGAGCTGGAGCCCCGCCTCGCGGAGTTTCGCGCCGCTCGCATCCAGGGCTTTGCCGGCGCCAATCCAATCCTGGCGCGTGCCGCCGCCCGCGAAGAAGATGCCCGTGGCGACATACGACACCCCGAGCGCTCTGGCGGTCTCGATGACGGTCTCGGGATGGTCGACCGCGTCCTGGTAGCCCACGTGGGCCGAAACGGGGGTCAATCCGGCGGATTTCATGAGCGCGCGCGCTTCGGCGGCGGTGTTCGCGCCGAACCCGGCCGTTTCCACGAAATCATAGCCAATGGCCTTCACTTGCTTGAGCGTCTTGAGAAAATCCTTGTCGAGATGGTCCCGCACGGTGTAAAGCTGCAATGCGTAAGGTATCGCCATGGTTACCGGTCCTTTCTGTGCACTGTTCGTGCAGGGCTCCAGCCTGCTCCATGATGTCCGCTCGATCAGCCCAGAACGCGCCCTTTGAGAAACTCATAGCTGATCCGGCAGCATTTGAACACGTCGATATCGCAACTATCCTGCTCGTAGACGAACCATTCGACTCCCGATTTCTTCCCTGCGGGGATGGCGGAATCCCAATCGAGCACGCCTTGGCCAAGGGGCACGAAATGGGGGCGTTTCTGGTCCTCGAGTCTTGTGAGGTCCTTGCAGTGGATGACCGGGCAGCGGCCCGCGTATTTCCTCAGGTAGGCAGACGGGTCCGCACCGCCCGCATAGACCCACCCCAGATCGAGCTCGGCGCAGAGGTTTTCCGGGCTGGTCTCCTCATAGAGGATGTCGAGCTTGCAGCGCGGGTCCCCCTCGAACTTCTCGAACTCAAACGCGTGGTTGTGGTACGAGAGGCGAATGCCTTCTTTGCGCAGTTTGGCCCCGAGAGTGTCCAGCCGTTTGCATCCGTTCAGCCATGCCTCGAGGGTATCTTTGCAGTCGGACATCATGCCGCCGGGGGCGATATCGGTAGTGCCGAGCGTCTTCCAGAAGCTGACCTGTCCCTCGAAATCCGTCTCGAAGGCAGCGGCGTCGATATGGCCGGCCACGGCGCGCAGGCCCGCTTTGTCGAGAGCCGCACGGGCTTCCTCGGCGGACACCGGCGGCATGCCGCTCCACTGTACATACTCCCAGCCGATGTCGCGCAGCCGCGACAAGGTCCCCACGAGATCTTTTTTCGCAGGCTCACGCACGGTGTACAGGATGATCGCGATGTTGGGCTTTCTCATATCGGCACTCCTTGGAAATTGGTGGAATGAAAGCATTTTCCACGGTCCGCCGGAACAAGTCAAACCAAAGCGCCCGGAAAATGTGCAGAAGAGACTCTTGGGGTTCCCGGCATCGCGCGTATTGACGAGTGTTTAGCACCGGTCTTATAATTGACTGAACGGTCGGTCAAAATAAACCGGAGCGGTTATGTCGCCCAAGATCGTTAACAAAGGACAGCGCCGGCGCGAGATTGCCGAGGCTGCCCTCGCGGTGCTGGCGGACAACGGGTTCGCGGAGGCGTCCATCAGCCGGGTGGCGAAGGCGGCGGGCATTGGCAAGGGCACGGTTTACGAGTATTTCGCGTCTAAAGACGAGCTGGTGTTTGCGTCCCTGGTCGCTTGGGCCGAGTCGATGGCTCTTGAACTGCCCCGCGGCGAACCGGCGGCAAATCCGGAAGAACGGCTTCGGGCCTTCGCTCGGAGCGGAATGGAGCTGTTTCTCAAAGACCCCCGGTCGTTGCGTATCTTCGTGGGTTTAGTGCAGCTTATGGTTACGGACCAGACGTTTTTCCGGCGGTTCCCGGTGGTGGAGGAGATGACTCGCCGGTACCGGGAAACGATCGTGGGGATTCTGCGCGACGGCGTGGTGCAGGGGCATTTTCGGGAGGAAGTGCTCGAGAACGCCGAGCAGATCGCCATCAACCTGTTGGCGTACTTCGACGGGATCGGCATGCACTACTACTTGAGCCGCAACTATTTCGACTTGATGGACCAGGTCGATTTCTACGTGGATCAGGTGCTCAAAGACCTCCGGAAACAGGATGAATAGACAGCGGTTTCGGGCGTAATAAACGAGAAGGCTTGGCTCGAGCGAGGGGTCCATGGCGGCAGAATCGGGAAACGGCACGATTTTCCGGGTCGAGAACCTCAAGAAAGACTACCCGATGGGCGAGGTAACGGTTCGCGCCTTGCGGGACGTCTCACTCGAGGTTTCGGCGGGCGAGTTTCTGGTGATCCTGGGACCCAGCGGCTCGGGCAAGAGCACGTTGCTCAACATCATCGGCGGCATCGACAGCCCCACGGCTGGGCGGGTGTTTTTCAAGGACGAGGAGCTCACCGGGTACTCCGAGCCGGAACTTACACGGTACCGGCGCCGGCACATCGGCTTTGTGTTCCAGTTCTATAATCTGATGCCCAATCTGACGGCCCTGGAAAACATCGAGATGGCCACCGAGATCTCCGCGAACCCCATGGTTCCGCGGGAGGCGTTGCGCCTGGTGGGTCTGGACGACCGCCGGGACCACTTTCCCTCGCAGTTGTCGGGCGGCGAACAACAGCGCGTGGCGATTGCGCGCGCGGTAGCCAAGCAGCCGGAGATTCTGCTGTGCGACGAGCCGACCGGAGCGCTGGATTTCCAAACCGGCAAGGTGGTGCTCGAGATGCTCCAGCACATCAACGACGAGACCGGCACGACCGTGATCGTCATTACGCACAACGCGGCGATCGGGAAAATGGCGCACCGGGTTGTCCGCATGATGGACGGTCACGTGCGCGAGATCATCGAGAACGCAGAACGGCTCGAGCCCAGCCAACTCGAGTGGTGACGCAGAGTGAACATCCTGCACAAGAAACTGTTTCGTTACCTGCGCATCAACTGGGGACAGGCCCTGGCGATCACGGCTGTGATCACCTGCGGCACGGCCACGTATATCAGCCTCGCCTCGGCCCACCGCAACCTTGAGCTTACCCGCGATACATACTACGAAGAATACCGGCTAGCCGATTTCTTCATCATGTTCGAACAGGCGCCGATGACGGCCGTCTTCAAGATCAAGGCCCTCGAAAGCGTCCATGAAGCCCGCGGCCGCATCGTCAAAGACGTCGGCCTCGACGTCCCCGGACAAGAAGAGCCTCGCGCGGGCCGGATCGTCTCGATGCCGGACAGCCCGGGGCCGGTGCTCAACGACATCGCGCTGGTGTCGGGCCGCTATTTTGATAAGAGCGCGATGAACGAGGTGATCCTGAGCGAGAACTTCGCGAAAGCCAACGACCTCGCGCTGGGCGATTCCGTCAAGGCCACCATTGAGGATCGCAAGCATACCCTGCGCATCGTCGGCATGGCGTTGTCGCCCGAGTACGTGATCATGATCCGCAACGGCCAGGACCTCGTGCCGAGCCCCGAAAAGTTCGGCATCCTGTGGGTGTCGCAGAGCTTTGCGGAAAGCGCGTTCGCCATGAACGAAGCCTGCAACGAGATCGTGGGGACAGTGGACGGGACGCTCCCGCTCAAGACGCTGCTCGACCAGGCAGAGGATGTGCTCGACCCCTATGGCGTCTACGCTAAACTCGAACGCAACGACCAGATATCGGCCCGGTTCCTTGCGGACGAGATAGCGGGCCTCGCGGTGTCGGCCAAGATCACGCCCGCCATCTTCTTGGGTATTGCGTCGCTGATCCTGCTGGTCCTGCTGAACCGTATGGTGCGCAACGAGCGCACCGAGATCGGCCTCCTGAAAGCGTATGGTTACTCGACGTGGGACGTGTCGGGCTACTACATCAAGTTTGCGGTGCTCCTGGCCCTGTTCGGCTGTCTCGGGGGCGCCTTCGCGGGGCAGTGGCTTGCCAACGCAATGGTCAAGATGTACGTGCGGTTCTACACGTTTCCCCTGTTTCGGGCGCGCGCGTACCCCGACATTCTGGCACGCTCGCTGGGTATCAGCCTCGCTTTTGCGCTTGCCGGCGCCCTTTCGGCGGCGCGCCAGGCGGCCCGTATACAGCCCGCCCAGGCCATGCGCATCGAGCCGCCCAAGTACGGCGGCCGGACAGTCTTCGAACGGATCCAGGCGGTCTGGAAACGGCTGTCGTTCACGTGGAAGATGATCGTGCGCAACGTGTCGCGCTATCGCGTGCGGGCCGGGATCTCGATCTTCGGAGTCATGGTTTCCGCCGGGATCATGGTGGTCGGATTCTTTACCATGGATGCAATGGAATTCATGATCAACTTCCAGTTCACCGAAACCCAGCGCGAGGACGTCCGCGTCTCCCTCCAGAAGGAAATGGATGAGGACGCTCTCCGCGACCTGATGCGCTACGGCGAGGTCCGGGCCGCCGAGCCCATGCTGCAATACCCGTTCCGCATCAAGACGGCGTGGCGCGAGAAAGAACTCGCCGTGCTCGGGATACCCGAAGGTTCGCAATTGCACCGGCTCCTGGATCTCGAGGGGCGGCCGGTCAGCGTGGGTTCGAGCGGGCTCGTGCTGTCCGAGCGGCTAGCCGAAGAGTTGAATGCGGGCCCGGGCGACGTGCTGGTACTCGAGCCGTTGCGCGGGTTGATCGAGGACGAACGCGAGGTGACCGTGCGGCAGGTGGTGTCCCAGTATCTGGGAACCTCGGCGTACATGAACATCAACGCGTTGAGCCGCTTGCTGGACGAATCGTTCGCCTTGAATACCGCCCTGCTGAAGACACACGAGGGCGAAGCGCATAACTTATCAAAGGCCCTCAAGGACATTCGGGGGATCGCGGCCGTCGAGTTGAAGGAAGACATGCTCGCCAACATCACGCGGGAACTGCGGGATTCGATGGCGATCAGCAACACCGTCCTGCTGATATTCTCGGGGATCATAGCCTTTGCAATCATTTACAACGCGACGATAGTGTCCCTCGAGGAACGCAAACGGGAACTCGCCTCGCTGCGGGTAATGGGATTCTCGACCGGGGAGGTCGGCGCCATCGTGTACAAGGAGAATTTCATGTTGTCGGCCGTGGGATTGATTCTCGGCCTGCCGTTCGGGATGGCGCTGTGCCGGCTGCTTGTTTACGCGTATGACACGGAGCTGTACCGTTTGCCATTTTACATCGAGCCTTCCACTTTTGTATGGACCTGCGCGATGACGGTCGTATTCGTGAGCCTGGCCAATCTTGCGGCGCGGCGGCGGGTCCTGCGGCTTGACATGGTTGAAGTCCTTAAGTCCCGGGAATAGGAGGAGGAGTCTTGAACCGCAAGCGCCTCATCATCGGAGCCGTGGTGGCCGTTGTGGCGGCTATTGCAGGATACTTGTCGTTACGCGGTCCGGTATTGCCGGTTGCAGTGACCGGCGCGGTGCGGCGCGACGTCAGCGAGTACGTGGCCGAGGATGCCAAGACGCGCCTCCACGACGAATACGTCATCGATATGCCCGTCTCGGGCACGGTCGAACGCATTGCGCTGGACGTAGGCGACGAAATCAAGGAGGGGGATGTGCTGGCCCGGGTTGACCCGTACGACCTCGAACGCCAGATTGAAGCAACCGAAGCGCTTGTCGAACAGGCCCGGGCCCGGATCACGGGCGTCGACGTGTCTAAACCGAAGGACGAACAATTGAAATCGGCCGAGGTGAGAGTAGCGGAAGGCCGGGACGCCGCGGCGATAGCGCGAAAGGAACTCGAGGCTGCCCAGATCAATCTGGCCACGGCTGAACAGAATTACAACCGCATCAGCGCGTTGTACAAACAGGGCGTGGCCAGCGAGGCGGACTACGACGAGGCCGAGCGCAAGTACAGAACGTTGAAGGAGGACTTCGAGCGCATGAAACTCGCGGAGCGCGTCGCGCAGAAGAATCTCGAACGGGCTGAACTTTCCCAGCGCGAGCTGGCCGGTTCGATTGACGACAACGAATACATGCGCGAGGTGTATCAAGCGGAGATTCAGCGTCTCGATTCGGAACTGAGCATTCTGCGCGATGATCTCGGCAAGACCGAGATCAAGGCGCCAGTTGGCAGCGTCCTCCTCGAGAAGTACATCGAGGATACGCGGGTGCTCCCGGCGGGCAGCCCCTTGGTGCGGCTCGGCGATTTGGCCACCATCGAGATCGAGAGCGACATCTTGTCCGAGGAAGTGACGCGCATCTCGGTCGGGGATCCGGTCGAGATCGGCGGAAAAGCACTGGGCGGGCGGACGATAATGGGAAAGGTCACCCGCATCTATCCCTCGGGATTCAAGAAGATTTCTGCTCTCGGCATCGAACAGCAGCGCGTAAAGATCCTGATTGGGTTTGACAACGGCGAAGCGCACCTGCGTCCCGGAACCAGTGTCGATATACGCGTGATCACGGAACTCCACGAAGGCGTGACCGCCGTGCCCGAACGCGCCACCTTCAAGCGTGACGGCGGCTGGGCGGTCTTCAAGGTAAACGGCGGCAAAGCCAGACTGGTTCCGGTGACCATCGGCCTCAAGAACGACGAATGGGCTGAAATCACGGAAGGCGTGGAACCCGGCGACATCATCATCACCGAGCGCAAGAACGAACTCGAAGACGGCGTCCGCATCGCCCCCATGCCGTTGAACGGAAGCGGGGGATAGAAAGGGGCGGCCGGGACATCCGCGACCGGCATCTGTCCCGCTGTGGCATGGTCTCTGGGCCGTGCCGTTTCCGCGGCCGCGCCGGGCCGATCACTCGAACTTCGCATTCCCCGGGTGTATGATGCACCTCTCGCAGCGGGTCGTAATGTCACAGGGGAGAAAGCACATGATGCAGGCGAAGCAGTCCGTGTTGAAGACGTTGTTTGCGGTTGCGGCAATCTGGGGTTCGGGTGTTGGCGCGTACGCACAGGCAACGCCCGAATCCGCCGCGGCGATCGTGTTCGAGAACGAGAGTTTCCGGTACGAGATCGCCTCGGACGGCCGTAATCTGGCGTTTATCGACAAGGCGTCGGGGACAAACTACTTGAAAGACGCCGAGCCCCGCCGTGCCGCCAACGTGCAGATCGCGGGAGCCGCGGTGGAAGTTTCCCGCGCCGTTTTCGGTGACGGGATGCTCACGCTTGGCTTCGGAGACAGCGGTGTGGAAGCGGGGGTGCGCGTTGCGATGCACGCGCGCCACATGCTCATGGAAGTGGCTTCGTTAAAGGGCGAAGGCGTCGAGCAGCTTACGTTTCTCAACGTGCCGCTTGCGCTGGAGGGCTCATTGACGGAGCCTTTTGCCTGCTGTGTGCTGGCGCTGAACCTTCAGACCAATGTGCCCGAGATTCCGGGGCCCAACAACCTTCTTCGAGCGATGTGCTATCCACGGTTCGGCATCGAGGGCGCCCAAATCGCGGTTATCGGTTGTTCTCAAGCCCAATTGCGCGACGTGATGAAGACGGTCGTGAGCGCGGCGAAAGATATTCCACGCTCTGACATTGGCGGGCCGTGGGCGCTTGATGGCGAGATCAACCGCGGGTCGTACCTGTTCGACTTCGGGCAGTGTACCGAGGGAACGGTGGACGAGTGGGTCGCCGTGGTCAAACGGCTCGGCCTGAACCAGGTGGACTTTCATACCGGCGGCTCTCTGCGGTTCGGCGATTGCCGGCCCAATCCCGCCCTGTTCCCGAACGGCCGCGCGAGCGTGAAAGCGGTCATCGACAAGCTGCATGCGGGAGGCATCGCTGCGGGACTGCACACGTACGCGTTCTTCATTGCCAAGGACGCGCCGTATGTCACCCCGGTTCCCGATCCGCGGCTGGGGAAAGACGCGACGTTTACCCTCTCCGAAGCGTTGGCGGCGGATGCGGTGTCGGTGCCGGTCGAAGAATCGACCGAAGAGATGTCTACCACGACAGGGTTTATCGTGCGCAACAGCGTGACCATTCAGGTCGGCAATGAGTTGATTGTGTACGCGGGCGTG from Candidatus Hydrogenedentota bacterium encodes:
- a CDS encoding sugar phosphate isomerase/epimerase; protein product: MRKPNIAIILYTVREPAKKDLVGTLSRLRDIGWEYVQWSGMPPVSAEEARAALDKAGLRAVAGHIDAAAFETDFEGQVSFWKTLGTTDIAPGGMMSDCKDTLEAWLNGCKRLDTLGAKLRKEGIRLSYHNHAFEFEKFEGDPRCKLDILYEETSPENLCAELDLGWVYAGGADPSAYLRKYAGRCPVIHCKDLTRLEDQKRPHFVPLGQGVLDWDSAIPAGKKSGVEWFVYEQDSCDIDVFKCCRISYEFLKGRVLG
- a CDS encoding efflux RND transporter periplasmic adaptor subunit — its product is MNRKRLIIGAVVAVVAAIAGYLSLRGPVLPVAVTGAVRRDVSEYVAEDAKTRLHDEYVIDMPVSGTVERIALDVGDEIKEGDVLARVDPYDLERQIEATEALVEQARARITGVDVSKPKDEQLKSAEVRVAEGRDAAAIARKELEAAQINLATAEQNYNRISALYKQGVASEADYDEAERKYRTLKEDFERMKLAERVAQKNLERAELSQRELAGSIDDNEYMREVYQAEIQRLDSELSILRDDLGKTEIKAPVGSVLLEKYIEDTRVLPAGSPLVRLGDLATIEIESDILSEEVTRISVGDPVEIGGKALGGRTIMGKVTRIYPSGFKKISALGIEQQRVKILIGFDNGEAHLRPGTSVDIRVITELHEGVTAVPERATFKRDGGWAVFKVNGGKARLVPVTIGLKNDEWAEITEGVEPGDIIITERKNELEDGVRIAPMPLNGSGG
- a CDS encoding sugar phosphate isomerase/epimerase, coding for MAIPYALQLYTVRDHLDKDFLKTLKQVKAIGYDFVETAGFGANTAAEARALMKSAGLTPVSAHVGYQDAVDHPETVIETARALGVSYVATGIFFAGGGTRQDWIGAGKALDASGAKLREAGLQLCYHNHAHEFIRLDGEYAYDLMMAAADPANLQAQIDTYWVTDAGLVPVSVINQYAGRCPLLHIKDMTAGTPHTFAEVGRGIIDWPPVFEAGRAAGAKWFIVEQDTCSGDSLDSAKISAGYMRQAS
- a CDS encoding TetR/AcrR family transcriptional regulator, producing the protein MSPKIVNKGQRRREIAEAALAVLADNGFAEASISRVAKAAGIGKGTVYEYFASKDELVFASLVAWAESMALELPRGEPAANPEERLRAFARSGMELFLKDPRSLRIFVGLVQLMVTDQTFFRRFPVVEEMTRRYRETIVGILRDGVVQGHFREEVLENAEQIAINLLAYFDGIGMHYYLSRNYFDLMDQVDFYVDQVLKDLRKQDE
- a CDS encoding FtsX-like permease family protein gives rise to the protein MNILHKKLFRYLRINWGQALAITAVITCGTATYISLASAHRNLELTRDTYYEEYRLADFFIMFEQAPMTAVFKIKALESVHEARGRIVKDVGLDVPGQEEPRAGRIVSMPDSPGPVLNDIALVSGRYFDKSAMNEVILSENFAKANDLALGDSVKATIEDRKHTLRIVGMALSPEYVIMIRNGQDLVPSPEKFGILWVSQSFAESAFAMNEACNEIVGTVDGTLPLKTLLDQAEDVLDPYGVYAKLERNDQISARFLADEIAGLAVSAKITPAIFLGIASLILLVLLNRMVRNERTEIGLLKAYGYSTWDVSGYYIKFAVLLALFGCLGGAFAGQWLANAMVKMYVRFYTFPLFRARAYPDILARSLGISLAFALAGALSAARQAARIQPAQAMRIEPPKYGGRTVFERIQAVWKRLSFTWKMIVRNVSRYRVRAGISIFGVMVSAGIMVVGFFTMDAMEFMINFQFTETQREDVRVSLQKEMDEDALRDLMRYGEVRAAEPMLQYPFRIKTAWREKELAVLGIPEGSQLHRLLDLEGRPVSVGSSGLVLSERLAEELNAGPGDVLVLEPLRGLIEDEREVTVRQVVSQYLGTSAYMNINALSRLLDESFALNTALLKTHEGEAHNLSKALKDIRGIAAVELKEDMLANITRELRDSMAISNTVLLIFSGIIAFAIIYNATIVSLEERKRELASLRVMGFSTGEVGAIVYKENFMLSAVGLILGLPFGMALCRLLVYAYDTELYRLPFYIEPSTFVWTCAMTVVFVSLANLAARRRVLRLDMVEVLKSRE
- a CDS encoding ABC transporter ATP-binding protein encodes the protein MAAESGNGTIFRVENLKKDYPMGEVTVRALRDVSLEVSAGEFLVILGPSGSGKSTLLNIIGGIDSPTAGRVFFKDEELTGYSEPELTRYRRRHIGFVFQFYNLMPNLTALENIEMATEISANPMVPREALRLVGLDDRRDHFPSQLSGGEQQRVAIARAVAKQPEILLCDEPTGALDFQTGKVVLEMLQHINDETGTTVIVITHNAAIGKMAHRVVRMMDGHVREIIENAERLEPSQLEW